The nucleotide sequence AATCCAAAATCGAAGAGGAAACAGGCAAATCCGCATCAAAGACGACAATAGGTAGAATAATAAAAAAGCTGGGGATGGTTTACAAAAGACTCCGTAAATCATGCAAGCATAAAAGAGATGAGGAGCAGTTTCAGCGTAGTAAGGCAGCATTGAAAGATGCTCAAGAAGCTGAAGATAAAGGTTTAATTAATTTGTTCTATTTTGACGAGTCAGGGTTTAGTCAGGAGCCTTGCGTACCTTATGGCTGGCAGGAGAAAGGCAAACAGCTCCGTATACCTTCAGTAAAAAGTAAAAGAATCAATGTTCTGGGGTTTATGAACCGTTCCTGTGAACTGTTTTATTACCCTGTAATTGGATCAGTTGATAGCAAGACAGTCATTGATATTTTCGACTATTTTGCCTATCAGATGACAGCTCCAGAGTACGGAGGAGATGATCGTTACACTGTGGTCATTATTGATAATGCCAGCATTCACACCAGTAAAGCGTTCCGAGCAAGAATTGATGACTGGATTCTTGAGAAAAAAATGATTGTTTTATTTCTCCCCACATACTCTCCCGAGCTCAACCTGATTGAGATTCTATGGGATAAGGCTAAATATGAATGGATCGATATATTATCAATTGTGAATTTCAGAGGCTTTGAGAAAGAGGTAAAGCGAGTTTTTGATGGGGTCGGTCAGGAATATATGATTTCGTATGCATGACTACTTAAATGTGTTAATGAAGGTAAAAGCTGGGTTGTTATTAATGACCCTATGAAGCTTGAAATTGACCACTTCAGTATACAGCTCCCAGCTGAACATAAGCAGGATACTGCTCGTCCTTTCTATCTTTTAATGAGTGATACAACCCGGCTTTCGACAATGGGGGAACCTGTGCATATAAAGCAGGTTCCTCCGGGTGAAGAGGCTTTGATGAACCCTCAGCGGGTGGAAGCAGGCGCTTTTTCAACAGCGAAAAATTGTCGCCCTGTGCTATTAAAAAATGGAAGTAAGGATGATTCTTCTATCAGGGACGCGATCAGGATTCCTTATCATGATGATTTTTTATGGCTTTACACAGGAGTCAACGGGTTTCTGTATCTTTATTCAGATGCAAAGCTACCAGCAGCTACTGATGACCGGATCATTATCGCAATAAAAGACTACTGTCCTGTGCTTGTCGAGCTAGATCAGGATAAAACCGTCCTGAGTTTATTGTGTGATGAGTCAACAGAGATTTTAGATATTGCCAGGAAGGAAATGCATGACCAACAGTCCGTGGTTGTTTTCTGGTACAACACCTCAGGTGTTTTGATGGTTTCTGTGCGTTCTCCGGAAGGCAGCACACTAACCATGACAGCAGAAGAATACCGGGACAACCACTCTCTTTTTTATGCTGCGCTTAAAGAGATGCTGGTTGCAGGCAGAGCCGATTTTGTTCGCCAGCCGGCTCCGGGAACCGTGATTGTCAGACCCGGTGGAGAGCCCATACGAATTCCACTCCAAAAACCTGAAAAAGAACCAGATAACCAGGAGCCGGAGGATGGAGGTACCGACAAAAACAATCAGCAGGGAGGTTCTTTTCCATTTCCAGCAGACTCGACGTCAGTTTTTTTCTCAGGTGGCAGTGGCAATGTTGTCGGTTCTCAGGCGTTATCAGGTACATTTTTTGGTGGCGGCTCACAACAGGGAGCTGCTTCTGCCCCTGCTCAAGCGCCTCAGCACCAATTGGGTGGAGGAGCTGTCGCGACCTTAAACAGCAAAATGGTTCCACTTCTTGCTGATAAGGCAGGAAATAATAACAGTGTGTTCTCG is from Endozoicomonas gorgoniicola and encodes:
- a CDS encoding IS630 family transposase; this encodes MKTVLPITDGAIRETLQIARSHGPTPYVRERAHAVLLSSRGFPMAQIADIFEVQYQTVSRWLDDWEDYGIRGLYKTHDGGKKPIYNSEEELRIKELVAKEPRRISYVQSKIEEETGKSASKTTIGRIIKKLGMVYKRLRKSCKHKRDEEQFQRSKAALKDAQEAEDKGLINLFYFDESGFSQEPCVPYGWQEKGKQLRIPSVKSKRINVLGFMNRSCELFYYPVIGSVDSKTVIDIFDYFAYQMTAPEYGGDDRYTVVIIDNASIHTSKAFRARIDDWILEKKMIVLFLPTYSPELNLIEILWDKAKYEWIDILSIVNFRGFEKEVKRVFDGVGQEYMISYA